Proteins encoded by one window of Actinomycetota bacterium:
- the dtd gene encoding D-aminoacyl-tRNA deacylase, giving the protein MRIVLQRVSRASVTVDGEVTGEIGRGYLLLVAAGHEDTPEQVAWLADKIVGLRVFSDAQSKMNLPLAEVDGAALVVSQFTLYGDVRKGRRPSWLGAAPPEQGAEGVEAFARALEERGVRVERGRFGAHMDVELNNDGPVTLMLDSEKTF; this is encoded by the coding sequence ATGCGGATCGTCCTGCAGCGCGTCTCGCGCGCATCGGTGACCGTCGACGGCGAGGTCACCGGGGAGATCGGTCGCGGGTACCTGCTTCTGGTCGCGGCCGGCCACGAGGACACGCCCGAGCAGGTCGCGTGGCTCGCCGACAAGATCGTCGGGTTGCGCGTGTTCTCCGATGCGCAGAGCAAGATGAACCTGCCGCTGGCCGAGGTCGACGGAGCGGCACTCGTCGTCTCGCAGTTCACGCTCTACGGCGACGTGCGCAAGGGCCGTCGCCCCTCGTGGCTCGGAGCCGCGCCTCCCGAGCAGGGAGCCGAGGGCGTGGAAGCCTTCGCTCGTGCACTCGAGGAGCGCGGGGTTCGCGTCGAACGCGGCCGGTTCGGCGCGCACATGGACGTCGAGCTGAACAACGACGGCCCCGTGACCCTCATGCTCGATTCCGAGAAGACCTTCTAG